One stretch of Centroberyx gerrardi isolate f3 chromosome 13, fCenGer3.hap1.cur.20231027, whole genome shotgun sequence DNA includes these proteins:
- the LOC139917818 gene encoding myosin-7-like — translation MGDAAMKEFGAAAPYLRKSDRERLEAQTRQFDMKKECFVPDTDEEYVKASITNREGDNVTAQTERGKTVTVKECDVHPQNPPKFDKIEDMAMFTFLHEPAVLFNLKERYAAWMIYTYSGLFCVTINPYKWLPVYNQEVVVAYRGKKRTEAPPHIFSISDNAYQYMLTDRENQSILITGESGAGKTVNTKRVIQYFASIAAGGGKKEGSSDKKGTLEDQIIQANPALEAFGNAKTIRNDNSSRFGKFIRIHFAASGKLASADIETYLLEKSRVTFQLKAERDYHIFYQILSQRKPELLEMLLITNNPYDYAFISQGETTVASINDAEELLATDDAFDVLGFTQEEKNGIYKMIGAIMHYGNMRFKQKQREEQAEADGTEDADKVAYLMGLNSADLIKGLCHPRVKVGNEWVTKGQNVQQVYYAVGALSKSVYEKMFLWMVVRINQSLDTKQPRQYFIGVLDIAGFEIFDFNTFEQLCINFTNEKLQQFFNHHMFVLEQEEYKKEGIEWTFIDFGMDLQACIDLIEKPMGIMSILEEECMFPKASDATFKAKLYDNHLGKSNNFQKPRVVKGRAEAHFSLVHYAGTVDYNINNWLVKNKDPLNETVVGLYQKSNLKMLAYLFANYSGADSEGKGGKGGGSKKKGSSFQTVSALHRENLNKLMTNLRSTHPHFVRCIIPNETKNPGAMENPLVMHQLRCNGVLEGIRICRKGFPNRILYGDFKQRYRILNPAAIPEGQFIDSRKGAEKLLGSLDIDHNQYKFGHTKVFFKAGLLGQLEEMRDDRLSLIITGIQARSRGLLARVEFQKIVERRDALLVIQWNIRAFMVVKNWPWMKLYFKIKPLLRSAEAEKEMANMKEEFLKLKEAYAKSEARRKELEEKMVSLLQEKNDLQLQVQAEQDNLADAEERCEGLIKHKIQMEAKAKELSERLEDEEEMNAELTAKKRKLEDECSELKKDIDDLELTLAKVEKEKHATENKVKNLVEEMASLDEIIAKLTKEKKALQEAHQQTLDDLQSEEDKVNTLTKAKAKLEQQVDDLEGSLEQEKKIRMDLERAKRKLEGDLKLTLESLMDVENDKQQLEERLKKKDFELAQLNNKIEDEQAIGIQLQKKLKELQARIEELEEELEAERAARAKVEKQRADLARELEEISERLEEAGGATAAQIEMNKKREAEFQKLRRDLEEATLQHEATAATLRKKQADSVADLGEQIDNLQRVKQKLEKEKSELRLELDDVVSNMEHVVKTKTNLEKTCRTLEDQMSEYKSKYEEAQRCINDFNMQKAKLQTENGELSRQLEEKDSLVSQLTRGKMSYTQQIEDLKRQLEEETKAKSALAHAVQSARHDCDLLREQYEEEQEAKAELQRGMSKANSEVAQWRTKYETDAIQRTEELEEAKKKLAQRLQDAEEAVEAVNAKCSSLEKTKHRLQNEIEDLMVDVERSNAAAAALDKKQRNFDKVLSEWKQKYEESQCELESSQKEARALSTELFKLKNSYEESLDQLETMKRENKNLQEEISDLTEQLGEGGKSIHELEKLRKQLEQEKNEIQSALEEAEASLEHEEGKILRAQLEFNQVKAEIERKLAEKDEEMEQCKRNLQRNIDTLQSSLEAECRSRNEALRLKKKMEGDLNEMEIQLSQANRQAAEAQKQLKSVHAHLKDSQIQLDESLRANDDLKENIAIVERRNNLMQAELEELRSALEQTERGRKLAEQELLDVSERVQLLHSQNTSLINQKKKLEVDASQLQTEVEEALQECRNAEEKAKKAITDAAMMAEELKKEQDTSAHLERMKKNMEQTIKDLQHRLDEAEQIAMKGGKKQVQKLEARVRELENEVELEQKKSSDALKGIRKYERRIKELTYQTEEDRKNMVRLQDLVDKLQLKVKAYKRAAEEAEEQANTHLGKFRKLQHELDEAEERADIAESQVNKMRAKSRDVGSKKGLDEE, via the exons ATGGGTGATGCTGCCATGAAAGAGTTTGGGGCAGCAGCCCCGTACCTGAGGAAGTCAGACAGGGAGCGTCTGGAGGCCCAGACTCGTCAATTTGACATGAAGAAGGAATGCTTTGTTCCTGACACTGACGAGGAGTACGTCAAGGCTTCCATCACCAACCGAGAGGGAGACAATGTCACCGCTCAAACTGAGAGGGGGAAG ACTGTGACAGTGAAGGAGTGTGACGTTCACCCTCAGAACCCACCAAAGTTTGATAAAATTGAAGACATGGCGATGTTCACCTTCCTCCATGAGCCAGCTGTGCTGTTTAACCTCAAAGAGCGTTATGCAGCATGGATGATCTAT aCCTACTCTGGGCTGTTCTGTGTGACTATCAACCCCTACAAGTGGCTGCCAGTCTACAACCAAGAAGTGGTTGTTGCCtacagaggaaagaagaggactGAAGCTCCTCCTcacatcttctccatctctgacaATGCCTACCAGTACATGCTGACAG acagagaaaatcaaTCAATTCTCATCAC TGGAGAATCTGGTGCTGGGAAAACTGTCAACACCAAGAGAGTCATCCAGTACTTTGCCAGCATTGCAGCTGGAGgcgggaagaaggaaggaagctcTGACAAAAAG GGAACCCTGGAGGATCAAATCATCCAGGCTAACCCTGCTCTGGAGGCCTTTGGAAATGCCAAGACCATCAGGAACGACAACTCCTCTAGATTT GGCAAATTCATCCGAATTCACTTCGCCGCCAGTGGAAAGCTGGCCTCTGCTGATATTGAGACTT ATCTGTTGGAAAAGTCCCGTGTCACTTTCCAGCTTAAGGCTGAGAGAGATTACCACATCTTCTACCAGATTCTGTCTCAGAGGAAACCTGAACTGCTTG AGATGCTACTCATCACCAACAACCCCTACGACTACGCCTTCATCTCCCAAGGAGAGACGACTGTAGCTTCCATCAATGATGCTGAAGAGCTGCTGGCAACTGAT GATGCCTTTGATGTGCTGGGCTTCACTCAAGAAGAGAAGAATGGCATTTACAAGATGATTGGTGCCATCATGCACTATGGCAACATGAGGTTCAAGCAGAAGCAGCGTGAAGAGCAGGCAGAGGCTGACGGCACTGAAG ATGCTGACAAGGTTGCGTATCTGATGGGCCTGAACTCTGCTGACCTCATCAAGGGTCTCTGTCACCCAAGAGTCAAAGTAGGAAATGAGTGGGTCACCAAGGGACAAAATGTCCAGCAG GTGTACTATGCTGTTGGTGCACTGTCTAAGTCAGTGTATGAGAAAATGTTCCTGTGGATGGTGGTGAGAATAAACCAATCCCTGGACACCAAGCAGCCTCGCCAGTACTTCATTGGTGTTCTGGACATTGCTGGGTTTGAGATCTTTGAT TTCAATACCTTTGAGCAGCTCTGCATCAACTTCACCAATGAAAAACTGCAACAGTTTTTCAACCACCACATGTTTGTTCTGGAGCAAGAAGAGTACAAGAAAGAGGGAATTGAATGGACTTTCATAGACTTTGGTATGGATTTGCAGGCCTGTATTGACCTGATTGAAAAG CCCATGGGTATCATGTCCATCCTTGAAGAGGAGTGCATGTTCCCCAAGGCCAGTGATGCCACCTTTAAAGCAAAGCTATATGACAACCACCTGGGGAAATCCAACAACTTCCAGAAGCCCAGGGTTGTCAAGGGAAGAGCAGAGGCCCATTTCTCCCTGGTTCACTATGCTGGCACTGTTGATTATAACATCAACAACTGGCTGGTGAAGAACAAGGATCCCCTAAATGAAACTGTCGTTGGACTTTACCAAAAGTCTAATCTCAAGATGCTGGCCTACCTCTTTGCCAATTATTCTGGAGCagattcag AGGGAAAGGGTGGCAAGGGAGGCGGAAGTAAGAAGAAGGGTTCGTCCTTCCAAACTGTATCTGCCTTGCACAGg GAGAACCTGAACAAGCTGATGACCAACCTGAGGTCTACTCACCCTCACTTTGTACGCTGCATCATCCCCAATGAGACCAAGAATCCTGGGGCCATGGAGAATCCTCTGGTGATGCACCAGCTACGTTGTAACGGTGTGCTGGAAGGCATCAGGATCTGCAGAAAGGGCTTCCCCAACAGGATCCTCTATGGAGATTTCAAACAGAG ATATCGCATCCTGAACCCTGCTGCCATCCCTGAGGGCCAGTTCATTGACAGCAGGAAAGGAGCTGAGAAGCTACTTGGGTCTCTGGATATTGATCATAATCAATACAAGTTTGGACACACTAAG GTGTTCTTCAAAGCTGGTCTCCTTGGGCAactggaggagatgagagatgacCGTTTGTCACTCATCATCACTGGAATCCAAGCTAGATCAAGGGGTCTACTGGCAAGAGTGGAATTCCAGAAGATTGTTGAACGAAG GGATGCATTACTGGTGATCCAGTGGAACATCCGTGCCTTCATGGTGGTCAAGAATTGGCCTTGGATGAAGCTGTACTTCAAGATCAAACCTCTGTTGAGATCTGctgaagcagagaaagagatggcCAACATGAAGGAAGAATTCCTCAAGTTGAAAGAAGCTTACGCAAAGTCTGAGGCTCGTAGGAAGGAACTAGAGGAGAAAATGGTCTCTCTTCTCCAAGAAAAGAATGACCTGCAGCTCCAAGTTCAGGCT GAGCAAGATAATCTTGCAGATGCtgaggaaagatgtgaagggcTGATCAAGCACAAAATTCAGATGGAAGCAAAAGCCAAAGAGCTCTCTGAGAGActtgaggatgaggaggagatgaaTGCTGAACTGACTGCTAAGAAGAGGAAGCTAGAGGATGAGTGTTCTGAgttgaaaaaagacattgatGACTTGGAGTTAACTCTGGCtaaggtggagaaagagaagcatGCCACTGAGAACAAG GTGAAGAACCTGGTTGAGGAAATGGCTTCTCTGGATGAAATCATTGCCAAGCTGACCAAGGAGAAGAAAGCCTTACAGGAAGCTCATCAACAAACACTGGATGACCTGCAGAGTGAGGAAGACAAAGTCAATACTCTGACCAAGGCCAAGGCTAAGCTGGAGCAGCAAGTGGATGAT CTTGAAGGTTCCCTGgagcaagagaaaaagattCGCATGGATCTtgagagagcaaagaggaaaCTGGAGGGAGACTTGAAATTGACCCTGGAGAGCCTAATGGATGTGGAGAATGACAAGCAACAACTTGAAGAGCGTCTGAAAAA GAAAGACTTTGAACTCGCTCAGCTCAACAATAAAATAGAAGATGAGCAGGCAATAGGTATTCAGCTTCAAAAGAAACTGAAGGAGCTTCAG GCCCGCATTGAGGAGCTGGAAGAGGAGCTTGAGGCAGAGCGAGCTGCCCGAGCCAAGgtggagaagcagagagcagacttggccagagagctggaggagatcagtgagaggctggaggaggctggTGGAGCAACAGCTGCCCAGATAGAGATGAACAAGAAGAGGGAGGCTGAGTTCCAGAAACTCCGCAGAGACCTTGAAGAGGCCACTCTGCAGCACGAAGCCACCGCTGCCACGCTCAGGAAGAAACAAGCTGACAGTGTTGCTGACCTGGGGGAGCAGATTGACAACCTGCAGAGAGTCAAGCAGAAACTGGAGAAGGAAAAGAGTGAGCTCAGACTGGAGCTGGATGATGTGGTCTCCAACATGGAACATGTTGTGAAGACAAAG ACAAATCTAGAGAAGACATGCAGGACTTTGGAAGATCAGATGAGTGAATACAAGTCTAAATATGAAGAAGCTCAACGCTGCATCAATGATTTCAATATGCAAAAAGCAAAGCTGCAAACAGAAAATG GTGAGCTCTCAaggcagctggaggagaaggactcTCTGGTATCTCAACTGACTAGAGGAAAAATGTCCTACACTCAACAGATTGAGGACCTAAAAAGACAACTGGAAGAGGAGACAAAG GCAAAGAGTGCCTTGGCCCATGCAGTGCAGTCTGCTCGTCATGACTGTGACCTGCTAAGAGAGCAgtatgaggaggagcaggaggccaaGGCTGAATTACAGCGTGGCATGTCCAAGGCTAACTCTGAGGTGGCTCAGTGGAGAACCAAGTATGAAACTGATGCCATCCAGAGGACCGAGGAACTGGAGGAGGCCAA GAAAAAGCTGGCTCAGCGTCTGCAGGATGCTGAGGAGGCTGTTGAAGCAGTGAATGCTAAATGTTCCTCTCTGGAGAAGACCAAACACAGGCTGCAGAATGAGATTGAAGATCTCATGGTGGATGTGGAGAGgtctaatgctgctgctgccgccctGGACAAGAAGCAAAGGAACTTTGACAAG GTCCTGTCTGAGTGGAAGCAGAAGTATGAAGAGTCTCAGTGTGAGCTGGAGAGCTCCCAGAAGGAAGCCAGGGCTCTGAGCACTGAACTCTTCAAACTGAAGAACTCCTATGAAGAATCTCTGGACCAATTGGAGaccatgaagagagagaacaagaatcTACAGG AGGAGATTTCTGATCTCACTGAGCAACTTGGTGAGGGAGGAAAGAGCATCCATGAACTGGAGAAACTAAGGAAACAACTGGAACAGGAGAAGAATGAGATCCAATCTGCTCTTGAGGAAGCTGAG GCCTCCCTGGAGCATGAAGAGGGTAAGATTTTGAGAGCCCAGCTTGAGTTCAATCAAGTCAAAGCTGAAATCGAACGCAAACTAGCTGAGAAGGATGAGGAGATGGAGCAGTGCAAGAGGAACCTGCAGAGGAACATTGACACCCTGCAGAGCTCTCTTGAAGCCGAGTGTCGCAGCAGGAATGAGGCCCTCCGcttgaagaagaagatggagggagacctCAATGAGATGGAGATCCAGCTAAGCCAGGccaacagacaggcagctgaGGCCCAGAAACAACTAAAGTCTGTTCATGCTCACCTGAAG GATTCCCAAATTCAGTTGGATGAGTCTCTTCGAGCAAATGATGATCTTAAGGAGAACATTGCCATTGTTGAGAGACGCAACAACCTGATGCAAGCTGAACTGGAGGAACTGAGGTCTGCTTTAGAGCAAACTGAGAGAGGACGCAAACTTGCTGAGCAAGAGCTGCTGGATGTTAGTGAGAGGGTGCAGCTACTGCACTCACAG AATACCAGCCTGATAAACCAGAAGAAGAAACTTGAAGTAGATGCTTCCCAACTTCAAACTGAGGTAGAGGAGGCTCTGCAGGAGTGCAGAAATGCTGAAGAAAAGGCCAAGAAGGCCATTACTGATGCTGCCATGATGGCAGAGGAGCTGAAGAAAGAGCAGGACACCAGCGCTCACCTGGAGCGTATGAAGAAGAACATGGAGCAAACCATCAAGGACCTGCAACATCGTCTGGATGAGGCTGAACAGATCGCCATGAAGGGGGGCAAGAAGCAGGTGCAGAAGCTTGAGGCCAGG GTGCGGGAGCTAGAGAATGAGGTGGAGttggagcagaagaagagcagCGATGCACTGAAAGGAATCCGTAAATATGAGAGACGCATCAAGGAACTCACATACCAG ACTGAGGAGGACCGCAAGAATATGGTCCGCCTGCAGGATCTGGTTGACAAGCTGCAGCTGAAAGTCAAGGCCTACAAGAGAGCTGCTGAGGAGGCT GAGGAGCAGGCCAATACTCATTTGGGCAAGTTCCGTAAGCTGCAGCATGAGCTGGACGAGGCTGAGGAGAGGGCCGACATCGCTGAGTCTCAGGTCAACAAGATGCGTGCCAAGAGCCGTGAtgtggggtcaaag AAAGGGCTAGATGAGGAGTGA